In one window of Trichoderma breve strain T069 chromosome 7 map unlocalized scaffold00008, whole genome shotgun sequence DNA:
- a CDS encoding amidohydrolase family domain-containing protein yields the protein MDEKARLPPYSASGLPLPASGDAHFRARRAGFRRSRVLKLFAATCLTLLVAGQWKQIWREDAKGPLLSLDKLNDDLQTCQKLRHKPQDPIGLGRDKNARWIEGGKPTLIKNATIWVGEPVEGTSEADARAGKGWEWIQGDVLLEYGLIQRVESHISSRALPQDTQIFDAAGRQLTTGIIDMHSHAGVDSLPYLRGYADTNEVSDDITPWARSIDAFYPLDPQIEVIKSGGVTTSLILPGSGNSMGGEAYPIKHAVGPKDGRKEFSAQDMLADPDRNWRYMKMACGENPKRVHGGIDRRPSSRMGESYNFRHAFEEARALIQRQDDWCDKADAIGVENMDEYLPQVLHWESLAAALRGQVHINTHCYTIPDLEAMVDHSNEFKFAIRAFHHAHQTYLATEILKRTWGGRPPASALFADNMYYKTEAFVASEHAGKYLYDANLTTVYVSDNPVLNAQHVLFEAAKGYHYGLPYHAALSAVTSAPAELLGFGKRLGKVKPGFDADIVVWDSDPLSVGATPVQVWIDGTAQFENPVELSKSTGGPVVPNVALADIIEEPTEIQDVVFHGITKVLLSDDEILESNDKPLDVFVSGGKIACIGPCSSEYEAAAKAAKVHVELTNGYLTNSFTGVAGTIGLNDIDGEDVTDNGPNPVAFSRAVDGLRLDSKKLNVAAKYGVTKGISAPKLLGGKSHHGTSAGFLTAARTVAEKGAIFDADLAVHYTLDLSSRSLGSYSQLFGLLRSKLLAAASKDKPAEDPFSELANLQKVIAGKTVLALTIDNADGIATALRIKSEVEELTSSKIKLAILGGSESHLVATELAAAKVGVILLPLQAHPTNWDQRRSLPGVTVAIGLPEDWYVRDLGFEAGTAYHNGNGRLTEKSALDLVSVNVHKILGGKLPEAQTKGHFIVSEGSPLEIGSRIKAVGAGRDKVAVFQ from the exons ATGGACGAAAAAGCCCGTCTTCCCCCCTACAGCGCGTCGGGGCTGCCACTGCCAGCGTCTGGAGATGCGCATTTCCGCGCTCGCCGCGCTGGATTTCGCCGGTCTCGCGTCTTGAAACTGTTCGCTGCCACTTGTCTAACACTCCTGGTGGCTGGCCAATGGAAGCAAATCTGGAGAGAGGACGCCAAAGGGCCGCTGCTGTCGCTAGACAAGCTCAACGATGACCTGCAGACCTGCCAGAAGCTCAGGCACAAGCCGCAAGATCCCATCGGTCTAGGACGAGACAAGAACGCCAGATGGATCGAGGGTGGCAAGCCAACCCTTATCAAGAACGCTACCATCTGGGTTGGCGAGCCTGTCGAGGGCACAAGTGAGGCCGATGCCAGAGCCGGCAAGGGCTGGGAATGGATCCAGGGCGACGTATTGCTGGAGTATGGCCTCATTCAACGGGTTGAATCTCACATCTCGTCACGAGCTCTCCCACAAGACACTCAAATCTTTGACGCTGCAGGGCGTCAGCTCACCACCGGCATCATTGACATGCACAGCCATGCTGGCGTCGACTCGTTGCCATACCTGCGTGGCTACGCCGATACTAATGAAGTCTCCGACGACATCACTCCATGGGCACGATCTATTGATGCCTTCTATCCTTTGGATCCCCAGATTGAAGTCATCAAGTCCGGCGGCGTCACCACTTCGCTCATCCTTCCTGGTTCCGGTAATAGCATGGGCGGTGAAGCTTATCCCATCAAGCATGCTGTTGGCCCCAAAGACGGTCGAAAAGAATTTAGCGCGCAAGATATGCTGGCTGACCCGGACCGCAATTGGCGTTACATGAAAATGGCATGCGGAGAGAACCCCAAGAGAGTGCACGGAGGCATCGACAGGCGGCCATCCAGCCGTATGGGCGAAAGCTACAACTTTCGACACGCCTTTGAAGAGGCCCGCGCCCTGATCCAGCGCCAGGATGATTGGTGTGACAAGGccgatgccattggcgttGAGAACATGGACGAGTACTTGCCACAGGTGTTGCATTGGGAGTCCCTTGCCGCAGCTCTTCGTGGTCAGGTCCATATCAACACCCACTGCTACACCATTCCCgacctcgaggccatggtAGATCATTCAAACGAGTTCAAGTTCGCTATTCGGGCCTTCCACCATGCTCACCAAACCTATCTAGCTACTGAG ATCCTGAAACGCACGTGGGGAGGCCGGCCACCCGCATCTGCCCTGTTTGCCGACAACATGTATTACAAGACTGAGGCTTTCGTAGCGTCTGAGCACGCCGGCAAGTATCTCTACGACGCCAATCTCACCACGGTATATGTCAGCGACAACCCCGTCCTCAATGCCCAGCACGTCCTGTTTGAGGCCGCCAAGGGCTATCATTACGGTCTGCCCTATCACGCCGCTCTCTCTGCCGTGACCAGCGCGCCTGCAGAGCTGCTTGGTTTCGGAAAGAGACTAGGAAAAGTCAAGCCAGGTTTCGATGCCGATATTGTCGTTTGGGACAGCGATCCTCTCAGCGTCGGAGCTACCCCCGTGCAGGTTTGGATTGATGGCACCGCGCAGTTTGAGAACCCCGTTGAACTCTCGAAATCCACGGGGGGGCCCGTCGTGCCTAATGTGGCGCTGGCTGATATCATCGAAGAGCCAACCGAGATTCAAGATGTCGTTTTCCATGGCATCACCAAGGTCCTCTTGTCTGACGATGAGATTTTGGAGTCCAACGACAAGCCTCTGGATGTGTTTGTCTCTGGAGGCAAGATTGCCTGTATCGGCCCATGCAGCTCCGAATATGAGgcggctgccaaggctgccaaggtacATGTCGAGCTAACCAATGGCTATCTTACCAACTCATTCACCGGTGTCGCTGGCACCATCGGATTGAACGATattgatggagaagatgtaACGGACAACGGACCCAACCCGGTTGCCTTCTCTCGTGCCGTCGACGGGCTTCGATTGGAtagcaagaagctcaacgtTGCCGCCAAATACGGCGTGACCAAGGGTATTTCAGCACCGAAACTCTTGGGCGGCAAATCCCATCACGGAACCTCTGCTGGCTTCCTCACTGCGGCAAGAACGGTTGCTGAAAAGGGTGCTATATTCGACGCAGATTTGGCTGTGCATTACACTCTTGACCTTAGCTCTCGCAGCCTTGGCAGTTATTCCCAGCTGTTTGGTCTGTTGCGAAGCAAGCTTTTGGCCGCTGCCTCCAAGGACAAGCCAGCTGAAGACCCCTTTTCTGAGTTGGCCAACTTGCAAAAGGTCATTGCCGGAAAGACTGTGTTGGCTCTGACAATTGACAATGCCGATGGCATCGCGACTGCACTGAGAATCAAATCCGAGGTCGAAGAGCTTACCAGCTCCAAGATTAAGTTGGCCATTCTTGGCGGTTCAGAGTCTCATCTTGTTGCGACAGAGCTTGCAGCCGCAAAGGTCGGCGTCATCCTGCTCCCGCTTCAAGCCCATCCGACTAACTGGGATCAACGTCGCTCACTTCCCG GTGTTACAGTCGCCATTGGTTTGCCTGAAGACTGGTATGTGCGCGACCTGGGCTTCGAAGCCGGCACGGCCTACCACAACGGTAACGGCCGACTGACCGAGAAGTCGGCGCTTGATCTCGTCAGCGTAAATGTGCACAAGATTCTTGGAGGCAAGCTGCCAGAGGCTCAGACAAAGGGACATTTCATTGTGAGCGAAGGAAGTCCGCTAGAGATTGGATCGCGGATCAAGGCCGTTGGTGCCGGACGAGACAAGGTGGCTGTATTCCAGTAG
- a CDS encoding acetyltransferase (GNAT) family domain-containing protein, translated as MTILIRKATEEEIPAIARLAGQAFHPTTDWITRQVFPLHLQPKDIPDGEASQPWRRLKKTVGYSTPNCAFIVAVNTTLNNQIVGYAIWDLPVGSSEESPVITPADPELPADVTDFKVYAELKTILEEDHKATFGDRGLKDVWHLDMIGVDPHYQRQGIGRALLTWGVEQATREGRDCYLMATPQGRPLYESFGFDIVRPLNMFGVMHHSMILRTNKKT; from the exons ATGACAATCCTAATAAGAAAGGCCACCGAGGAAGAAATCCCCGCCATCGCGCGGCTCGCCGGCCAAGCGTTCCACCCAACAACCGATTGGATCACGCGCCAAGTCTTCCCGCTACACCTCCAGCCGAAGGACATTCCCGATGGAGAAGCATCGCAGCCGTGGCGCCGGCTAAAAAAGACTGTAGGCTACAGTACGCCAAACTGCGCGTTCATCGTGGCAGTCAATACCACTCTGAATAACCAAATCGTTGGCTATGCGATATGGGATCTGCCGGTTGGATCATCCGAGGAATCCCCCGTCATCACCCCTGCAGACCCTGAGCTGCCGGCAGATGTGACTGATTTCAAGGTCTACGCCGAGCTCAAAACGATCCTGGAAGAAGACCACAAGGCCACATTTGGCGACAGAGGGCTAAAAGACGTGTGGC ATCTCGATATGATTGGGGTTGACCCACACTATCAGCGACAGGGAATTGGTAGGGCTCTTCTGACATGGGGCGTTGAGCAGGCCACAAGAGAGGGCAGAGATTGCTACTTGATGGCAACACCACAAGGACGACCTCTCTACGAGTCTTTTGGCTTTGATATTGTGCGTCCGTTGAACATGTTTGGGGTCATGCATCACTCCATGATACTCCGAACAAATAAAAAGACGTGA